The following proteins are encoded in a genomic region of Nycticebus coucang isolate mNycCou1 chromosome 17, mNycCou1.pri, whole genome shotgun sequence:
- the LOC128568569 gene encoding kininogen-1-like, with amino-acid sequence MDQYWSEGPIRNWAVQQTFRIRNLLPRYSRQKHGGRPVNLYEDHYSPALFPEVTLPGPWKAMEVMFTDCRDQMAGGVASEIVQMALSKSSRTFEKTSQRRAMPIGALWTSLTVTDSTPRETSKGNYEIDQTLGNSEEVQRHGLPASLTQDSVSKETDCNDEEAFKAVDTVLKKYNRQNRSGDQCVLHRITRGTKVLNPDTLYTMKYQIKEGDCPVPSGKTWQDCDYKNPTEAATGECTATVGMRGNKKFSVATQTCHITPAEGPVVTAQYDCLGCVHPISTDSPDLEPILRHSIQRFNNNSNNSHLFVLSEVKRAQRQVAAGWNFEVTYSIAQTNCSKEKF; translated from the exons atggaccagtactggTCTGAGGGGCCTATTAGGAACTGGGCCGTGCAGCAGACG TTCCGCATCCGGAACCTCCTTCCCAGATACTCGAGACAGAAGCACGGAGGA AGACCAGTCAACCTCTACGAGGACCATTACTCCCCCGCTCTGTTTCCAGAGGTCACCCT CCCCGGCCCCTGGAAAGCCATGGAGGTCATGTTCACTGACTGCAGGGACCAG ATGGCGGGTGGGGTGGCCAGTGAGATTGTGCAGATGGCACTGAGCAAATCCAGCCGCACTTTTGAGAAAACAAGTCAGAGGCGGGCCATGCCGATAGGGGCCCTGTGGACATCTCTGACTGTGACGGACAGCACACCCAGGGAGACCTCCAAGGGCAATTATGAGATCGACCAGACCCTA GGAAACTCTGAAGAGGTGCAGAGACATGGGCTGCCAGCAAGTTTAAcccaagactcagtctctaaggAAACCGACTGCAATGATGAAGAAGCATTTAAGGCTGTGGATACTGTTCTGAAGAAATACAACCGTCAAAACAGAAGTGGCGACCAGTGTGTATTGCACCGCATAACCAGGGGCACGAAGGTGCTTAATCCCGACACACTTTATACCATGAAGTACCAAATCAAGGAGGGCGACTGTCCTGTTCCAAGTGGCAAAACCTGGCAGGACTGTGACTACAAGAACCCTACAGAAGCTGCTACAGGAGAGTGTACAGCGACCGTGGGGATGAGGGGGAATAAAAAGTTCTCCGTGGCTACCCAGACCTGCCACATTACTCCAGCCGAGGGCCCTGTGGTGACAGCCCAGTATGACTGCCTGGGCTGTGTACATCCCATATCAACAGACAGCCCCGACTTGGAGCCCATCCTGAGACACAGCATTCAACGTTTCAATAACAACTCTAATAATTCCCACCTCTTTGTTCTTAGTGAAGTCAAACGGGCCCAAAGACAGGTGGCAGCTGGATGGAACTTTGAAGTTACCTACTCAATTGCGCAAACTAATTGCTCcaaagagaagttt